Below is a genomic region from Vibrio mimicus.
GTCGGATAGTAGATGCTGCTTTGAAAATGCAGGTAGTGGATATTCGCATCTTGGCTGATCAGTGTTTCCACTTGGGTTGGCTGTGCTGAATAAAATAGTCCAATCCGACCTTTGTCATACGGCACCTCGATAGCAACAGCATAATTGCCAGAGCTGTCTAAATTGTATTTATTGCCAGTTTGAGCAATGCCATCTCCACCTAGTGTGTAGCCAATGAAGGGGGTTACCATCCATTCTGCAGCGGAAATAGGGGAGAAAAGTAGAAGTAATACATTGATAGTGAAGACGTATATATGACGCATCTTAAGATCCTAGCCAAGTTATTGATGATAGGAGGCATTGTGATAGTAACTGCATATCTGCGCACGATAAATCAGCAAATCTTGAAGATACTTCACACAGATGTTATTACTTTGTTATGTGGCCAAGGAGGTTAACATGGAACAAGATCTTAAGTTTGCACTATCTATTGTTGTGATCACACTCTCCGCTCTAATTTGCTTTGGAATAATCGCGATTACACATTAGTTTTAGGTGTCCTGCATATGAAGAGTGGTGGCGTTGTTTCTGATGCAAGGACTGAGCTAGATACTCAGCGTTTAGCCAAATACATTGGTGGTAAACATGCTCTGGTTGCTCAAGGTGGTGGCCAGCGTGGCATCTTTACTGCGGGTGTATTGGATGCTTTCCTTATGTCTAATTTTGATCCCTACCATGAATTTTACGGCACTTCTGCTGGAGCTTTAAATTTATGTGCCTACCTTTCTCGACAAGCGGGGTTGGGTAAAGCTTTCATTTTAGAATTGACTACTCGCCCTGAATTTTTTCATCTGTTTAGCTACATTCGTCGTAAGCAGTACATGAATATGCAGTGGGCATTGGATTGTATCAGTGAATACCCTTATCGCTTAGATTTAGGAATGGCGCGTCAAGTGCTAGGTCAGCGTAAAGCGTATGCGGCAGTGACTTCCGCCGATGATCTGAAAGATGTGTATTTCCCTATGCTGGGAGTTGACTGGCAGCAAGTATTGTTGGCAACGTGCGCAATCCCTGAGCTTTGTCCTGAGCCTATTCAGTTAAGAGGTAAACATTACATTGATGGAGGAGTTTCGGCATC
It encodes:
- a CDS encoding outer membrane beta-barrel protein, producing MRHIYVFTINVLLLLFSPISAAEWMVTPFIGYTLGGDGIAQTGNKYNLDSSGNYAVAIEVPYDKGRIGLFYSAQPTQVETLISQDANIHYLHFQSSIYYPTSDKFSSFIGLGIGGAYTDVEWADKKYGFSATAFGGVEYKIASNVAVNAQLRWLGTMVDNDSSAICTLPSSESCIIKFKSDWLNQGSAHIGVTIRF
- a CDS encoding YnhF family membrane protein; this encodes MEQDLKFALSIVVITLSALICFGIIAITH